A window of the Sporosarcina sp. FSL K6-2383 genome harbors these coding sequences:
- a CDS encoding DUF3388 domain-containing protein, which translates to MGEWYLEYEVQVNRPGLLGDISSLLGMLRVNIVTINGVDGGHRGMLLRTDHDDQIERFAQIASTMDTIQVKKIREPKLRDILAVRHGRYIQRDVDERKTFRFLRSELGILVDFMAEIFKQDGHKLIGIRGMPRVGKTESVVAASVCANKKWIFLSSTMIKQTVRNNLMGDEFSEDNIFILDGIVTRRAEDERHMQLVREMMRMPTIKVVEHPDMFVQHSEYDIEDFDYIIELRTDPDQEITYDMMEKNHMMSDQGTMGGSGLFNF; encoded by the coding sequence ATGGGTGAGTGGTATCTTGAATACGAAGTACAAGTAAACCGTCCTGGTCTTCTTGGCGATATATCTTCGCTACTTGGGATGTTGCGTGTCAATATTGTCACTATTAATGGTGTTGATGGTGGGCATAGGGGAATGTTATTACGAACGGATCATGATGACCAGATTGAACGTTTTGCGCAAATTGCTTCGACGATGGATACAATTCAAGTGAAGAAAATCCGTGAGCCAAAGCTACGCGATATTTTAGCAGTCCGGCATGGTCGTTATATTCAACGTGATGTAGATGAAAGAAAGACGTTTCGCTTTCTTCGTAGTGAATTGGGAATTTTGGTTGATTTCATGGCGGAAATATTTAAACAGGATGGTCATAAACTGATTGGTATTCGTGGGATGCCACGTGTTGGGAAAACGGAATCGGTTGTTGCGGCAAGTGTCTGTGCGAATAAGAAATGGATTTTTCTGTCCTCTACAATGATTAAACAAACGGTACGCAATAATTTAATGGGTGACGAGTTTTCAGAAGATAATATTTTCATCCTAGATGGTATTGTGACGCGTCGGGCGGAGGATGAGCGCCATATGCAGCTTGTTCGAGAGATGATGCGGATGCCTACGATAAAAGTGGTAGAGCACCCAGATATGTTTGTACAACATTCTGAATATGACATTGAAGATTTTGACTACATTATTGAACTAAGGACCGACCCAGATCAGGAAATTACATATGATATGATGGAAAAAAACCATATGATGTCCGACCAAGGGACAATGGGTGGTTCGGGCTTATTTAACTTCTGA
- a CDS encoding SDR family oxidoreductase, whose translation MIEERKYCVVLGASGGIGEAISRKLASAGWSLYLHYHENTSQVDNLQKELRLAHPQADFQVVQADFASEVGAEVLAKQVRQVAAIVVANGQSMLKLLTETAVEDMDALWKVHVQNPARFISLVSPQLRQLDTSYIVFIGSIWGNTGAAGEVMYSAVKGAQHAFVKAYAKEAALAGTRVNAVAPGWIETRMNDAIPADERQMVVDEIPLMTTGTPNHIAEAVQFLLSGKADYITGDIMKVNGGWYM comes from the coding sequence ATGATTGAAGAACGGAAGTACTGCGTCGTACTTGGCGCATCTGGTGGCATTGGCGAAGCAATCAGCCGCAAGCTAGCCTCTGCTGGTTGGTCACTGTATCTTCATTATCATGAAAATACTTCGCAAGTGGATAATTTACAGAAGGAATTACGCTTAGCTCACCCACAGGCAGATTTTCAAGTCGTGCAAGCCGATTTTGCTTCAGAAGTCGGTGCGGAAGTGCTAGCCAAGCAAGTCCGGCAAGTAGCTGCAATTGTGGTTGCCAATGGTCAATCTATGTTGAAGCTACTTACAGAAACGGCTGTGGAGGACATGGATGCATTATGGAAAGTCCATGTTCAAAATCCTGCAAGATTTATTAGCTTAGTGTCGCCTCAATTGCGCCAGCTCGATACCTCATATATTGTGTTCATCGGTTCGATTTGGGGAAATACGGGTGCGGCGGGCGAAGTAATGTATTCCGCTGTAAAAGGGGCGCAGCACGCTTTTGTGAAAGCGTATGCGAAAGAGGCCGCATTAGCAGGAACACGTGTCAATGCGGTGGCACCAGGCTGGATTGAAACCCGTATGAATGATGCTATTCCGGCAGATGAGCGGCAGATGGTCGTCGACGAAATTCCATTGATGACCACCGGTACACCCAATCATATCGCAGAAGCTGTTCAATTTTTGCTAAGTGGCAAAGCCGATTATATAACGGGCGACATTATGAAAGTAAATGGTGGCTGGTATATGTGA
- a CDS encoding BMP family protein yields the protein MSKRKFGLALSMVLAAGTILGACGTDKAKDNEGSGATDTPKEDAFSIAMVTDTGGVDDKSFNQSAWKGIQEYGAENNLEKGDGGFDYLQSKEESEYPSNINKLVQRDFDLIYGIGFLLKDALEEVATQRPDNKFALVDEVSELPNIASLMFKEQEGAFLAGVAAARMTKSDKIGFVGGMEIPVIERFEAGFVAGVAAVRPDIKVDIQYTGDFAKAELGKGLANRMYSSGVDIIFHAAGGSGNGVFAEAKERKKADPDANVWVIGVDSDQYDEGQLDADTNITLTSMLKRVDIAVKNTAELAAAGNFPGGEVTTFGLADEGIALADSRGAIPEDILAEIQEFTEKIASGEIEVPEFK from the coding sequence ATGAGCAAACGTAAATTTGGTCTTGCTTTGTCAATGGTTCTAGCTGCCGGTACAATTCTTGGCGCATGCGGAACGGATAAAGCAAAAGATAATGAAGGTTCAGGAGCTACAGACACACCGAAAGAGGATGCTTTTTCAATAGCAATGGTAACAGATACGGGTGGTGTTGACGACAAATCGTTCAACCAATCTGCTTGGAAAGGGATCCAAGAGTATGGTGCGGAAAATAACCTTGAAAAAGGCGACGGTGGTTTCGACTATCTTCAGTCAAAGGAAGAATCGGAATATCCATCAAACATAAACAAACTAGTTCAACGTGACTTCGATTTAATTTACGGAATTGGTTTCTTGCTAAAAGATGCACTTGAAGAAGTTGCTACACAACGTCCAGACAATAAATTTGCACTTGTAGATGAAGTGTCTGAACTGCCGAACATTGCGAGCTTAATGTTCAAAGAGCAAGAGGGAGCATTCCTTGCGGGTGTTGCTGCTGCTCGTATGACGAAATCTGATAAAATTGGTTTTGTTGGCGGTATGGAAATTCCAGTAATTGAGCGTTTTGAAGCTGGATTTGTTGCAGGTGTTGCAGCAGTAAGACCAGATATCAAAGTTGACATTCAGTACACAGGAGACTTTGCAAAGGCTGAGCTTGGAAAAGGCCTTGCAAACCGTATGTATTCTTCAGGCGTAGATATTATTTTCCACGCTGCTGGTGGCTCAGGTAACGGTGTATTTGCAGAAGCAAAAGAGCGTAAAAAAGCAGATCCAGATGCAAATGTATGGGTAATCGGTGTAGACTCTGACCAGTATGACGAAGGTCAATTAGATGCTGATACAAACATCACATTGACTTCAATGCTGAAACGCGTTGACATTGCAGTTAAAAACACGGCAGAACTTGCTGCTGCCGGTAATTTCCCTGGTGGCGAAGTAACAACTTTCGGTCTTGCTGACGAAGGGATTGCTCTAGCTGACTCACGTGGCGCAATTCCAGAAGATATTTTAGCTGAGATTCAAGAGTTCACAGAAAAAATCGCATCTGGTGAAATTGAAGTACCAGAATTCAAATAA
- a CDS encoding RodZ domain-containing protein — protein sequence MTGLGDRLREARIAKGFTLDDLQSITKIQKRYLSGIENEEYSMMPGAFYVRAFIKQYAEAVGLNADEMLALYKDSSPSAISREETQQITSPTMTRKRGLQSSNRLNEVIPKVIVALFIIVIFVVFWFLYQSGVDKNKLDVNVGQEEPPVTVEKKPTPTKQEPDKEVEGAEEDSIEEEPDQEVEKPEQSLVYESTNGETSTYALTGAETFILEIKTSGDSWIGVLDSAKKERMVPNAAIMKAGGVAELNVSDTESVRIRVGRTQSTEIFVNGELLKYETGDVTQNIIIEYKKEL from the coding sequence GTGACAGGATTAGGTGATCGCCTTCGAGAGGCGAGAATAGCAAAAGGATTTACATTGGATGATTTACAGTCCATAACCAAAATACAAAAACGGTACCTTTCAGGTATCGAAAACGAAGAATATAGTATGATGCCAGGGGCTTTCTACGTCCGTGCTTTTATTAAGCAGTACGCAGAGGCAGTCGGGTTGAATGCCGATGAAATGTTAGCGTTATATAAGGACAGCTCTCCTTCGGCTATTTCGAGAGAGGAGACGCAGCAAATTACCTCGCCAACAATGACGAGGAAAAGAGGCTTGCAAAGCAGTAACCGATTAAATGAAGTGATACCAAAAGTGATTGTTGCATTATTTATTATTGTCATATTTGTCGTCTTTTGGTTCCTTTATCAATCAGGGGTAGATAAGAATAAACTTGACGTCAACGTTGGACAAGAGGAACCACCGGTAACGGTTGAAAAGAAACCAACTCCTACAAAGCAAGAGCCTGATAAGGAAGTTGAAGGTGCTGAAGAGGATTCGATTGAGGAAGAACCGGATCAAGAGGTTGAAAAACCGGAGCAGTCGCTTGTTTATGAAAGTACAAATGGAGAAACGTCAACATATGCATTGACAGGAGCAGAGACATTCATCCTTGAAATTAAAACGTCTGGAGATTCTTGGATTGGTGTATTAGATAGTGCCAAGAAAGAACGGATGGTACCAAATGCTGCTATTATGAAGGCTGGAGGAGTGGCTGAACTAAACGTCTCTGATACAGAATCAGTGAGGATTCGTGTAGGACGTACCCAGTCTACCGAAATTTTTGTCAATGGTGAATTGCTGAAATATGAAACTGGGGATGTAACACAAAATATTATTATTGAATACAAGAAGGAATTATAG
- a CDS encoding pitrilysin family protein: MKKIHFDTLQETLYNEKLSNGLDVYILPKRGFSKTFVTFTTKYGSVDRTFIPRGKKEEVTVPDGIAHFLEHKMFEKEDGDVFQKFSVNGASANAFTSFTRTAYLFSATDKLYDNTEILLDFVQEPYFTEKTVEKEKGIIAQEITMYDDEPDWRLYFGTIENLYHEHPVKIDIAGTVESIQDITAEHLYECYETFYHPSNMVLFVVGAVDPEEMMAFIKQNQDAKTFDEPAEIVRIFPKEGDAIASTERTLAMDISKPKFNLGMKCNKTNVAGEEMLIQELSSSLVLDLLFGRTSTFYTAAYNEGLIDESFSYDFTLENGFGFAMVGSDTDQPQQLESAIRKTVQDAVDHWPITTVELDRMRKKKIGQFMRSLNSPEFIANQFTRYAFNDMNLFDVVPTLEKLTVDDLQAAFRTFSDNSGHSVYSVVPANKDQ, translated from the coding sequence ATGAAAAAAATCCATTTTGATACCTTACAGGAAACTTTATATAATGAAAAACTGTCGAATGGTCTTGATGTTTATATTTTGCCGAAACGAGGATTTTCAAAAACCTTTGTAACGTTTACAACGAAATATGGCTCTGTTGACCGAACATTTATCCCGCGGGGCAAAAAGGAAGAAGTAACTGTACCAGACGGGATTGCTCACTTTTTAGAGCATAAAATGTTCGAAAAAGAAGACGGCGATGTGTTCCAAAAGTTTAGTGTCAATGGAGCATCTGCTAATGCTTTCACATCATTTACAAGAACTGCTTATTTGTTCTCAGCGACGGATAAGCTTTATGATAATACGGAGATCCTACTTGATTTTGTACAGGAGCCGTATTTTACAGAAAAGACGGTAGAGAAGGAAAAGGGTATTATTGCCCAGGAAATAACGATGTATGACGATGAACCTGATTGGCGACTTTATTTTGGGACCATTGAAAATTTATACCATGAACATCCTGTGAAAATTGATATCGCTGGAACAGTCGAATCGATTCAAGATATTACAGCGGAACATTTATATGAGTGCTATGAAACATTTTATCATCCGTCCAATATGGTGCTATTTGTAGTAGGTGCAGTTGATCCGGAAGAAATGATGGCATTTATTAAACAGAACCAGGATGCTAAAACATTTGATGAACCGGCTGAAATTGTCCGGATATTTCCCAAAGAAGGCGATGCCATTGCTAGCACAGAGCGTACGCTGGCAATGGACATTTCAAAGCCAAAATTCAATCTGGGTATGAAGTGCAACAAAACGAATGTTGCTGGGGAAGAGATGCTCATTCAGGAGCTGTCATCTAGCCTTGTGTTGGATTTGTTATTTGGTCGAACTTCGACATTCTATACAGCAGCTTACAATGAAGGGCTTATTGACGAGTCGTTTTCCTATGATTTTACGCTTGAAAATGGCTTTGGCTTTGCGATGGTTGGTTCGGATACAGATCAGCCACAGCAGTTGGAAAGTGCTATTCGTAAAACGGTGCAAGACGCAGTAGATCACTGGCCGATTACGACAGTGGAATTGGATCGGATGCGCAAGAAGAAAATTGGGCAATTCATGCGTTCATTGAATTCACCGGAATTTATCGCCAATCAGTTTACTCGTTATGCATTTAATGATATGAACTTATTCGATGTAGTCCCAACGCTTGAAAAATTGACAGTCGACGACTTGCAAGCGGCTTTCAGAACATTCTCTGATAACAGTGGGCATTCGGTGTATTCTGTTGTACCTGCTAATAAAGACCAATGA
- a CDS encoding ABC transporter permease, which yields MSNRAIKLLVPIISIILGLLVGAVVMLLSGYDPVAGYIALWKGIFGSPYSIGETIRQISPYILAGLAVAFAFRTGLFNIGVEGQLIVGWFAAAYVGVAFELPKIIHLPLALLAAAAAGALWGFIPGILKAKLHVHEVIVTIMMNYIALHTVNALVKTVSGGGYKTEKIHPTASLRSEFLSNLTDFSTLHYGIIVALLMVVVMWFMLEKTKMGYELKAVGFNEHASQYAGMNVKKNIVLSMVISGAFAGLGGAMEALGTFGNIVSRGAFTGIGFDGIAVALLGANTPLGVIFGASLFGSLKYGANNMPNEAGVPIEIVSIVIALIIFFVASGYIIQVLIGKMKKKEAK from the coding sequence ATGTCCAATAGAGCTATCAAACTATTAGTACCGATTATTTCTATTATTTTAGGATTACTTGTCGGAGCGGTTGTCATGCTGTTAAGTGGTTATGATCCAGTTGCAGGATATATCGCTCTCTGGAAAGGGATTTTTGGTAGTCCGTATTCTATCGGAGAAACGATTCGTCAAATCAGTCCCTATATTTTAGCTGGACTTGCGGTTGCTTTTGCTTTCCGCACAGGCTTATTCAACATTGGAGTAGAGGGTCAACTTATTGTCGGTTGGTTTGCTGCTGCCTATGTAGGGGTGGCATTTGAATTGCCTAAGATTATTCATTTACCATTGGCACTTCTTGCTGCAGCTGCGGCAGGAGCACTATGGGGATTCATACCTGGAATATTAAAAGCGAAATTGCATGTGCATGAAGTTATTGTAACGATTATGATGAACTATATCGCACTTCATACTGTTAACGCGCTTGTTAAAACTGTTTCCGGTGGTGGCTATAAGACTGAGAAAATTCATCCAACGGCATCACTCCGTTCAGAATTTTTATCCAATCTGACTGATTTCTCTACATTACACTATGGAATCATTGTCGCATTGTTGATGGTCGTCGTCATGTGGTTCATGTTAGAAAAGACCAAAATGGGCTATGAGCTTAAAGCGGTCGGATTTAATGAGCATGCTTCACAATATGCGGGAATGAATGTTAAGAAAAACATTGTCCTATCCATGGTGATATCAGGTGCTTTTGCTGGTCTTGGAGGAGCAATGGAAGCATTAGGGACATTCGGTAATATTGTATCGCGTGGTGCATTTACCGGTATAGGATTTGATGGAATTGCCGTTGCATTACTTGGTGCTAATACGCCGCTTGGAGTTATTTTTGGGGCTAGCCTTTTCGGCTCGTTAAAATATGGTGCAAATAATATGCCGAATGAAGCCGGCGTCCCAATTGAAATTGTCTCCATCGTCATTGCACTCATCATCTTCTTTGTCGCATCGGGCTATATTATCCAGGTGCTAATCGGCAAGATGAAGAAAAAGGAGGCGAAGTGA
- a CDS encoding pitrilysin family protein, which produces MFKKVELQEGVTLYIRQSDQFKTVNFSVKWKTALDEKKSAQRAVLSNVLQDSNGRYRTQTALRNALDELYGTVLYTDVTKRGESHIFSLYAECVNEEYLSEGGVLDDVLGLIHTTIFNPNLVDGQFDEAIVNREKRSVIERIRSVYDDKTRYAQKRMLELIRPNSAASASSYGTEADVEALTAADLLAAYNGMLNNDEIAIYIVGDIDIDDMIEKVTATFTFNTRQRQVTPQPFVINPSVVQHVGEQQDMKQGKLHLGFSTPVTFHHPDYAKMQVTNGVFGGFAHSKLFMNVREKESMAYYASSAYASHYGLLYVMAGIDAELEDKAVMLIKEQLVALQQGDITDLELDQTKALLANGIKSAFDSARGQIEVFDQYKEQDEYFTAEKLIEGWKLVTKEDVQQMASEISLEIVYLLSGKGAK; this is translated from the coding sequence ATGTTTAAAAAAGTTGAGCTACAAGAAGGCGTTACCTTATATATCCGTCAGTCAGACCAGTTTAAAACGGTCAATTTCTCCGTGAAATGGAAAACAGCTCTCGACGAAAAAAAATCCGCGCAACGCGCGGTGTTATCTAATGTTTTACAAGATTCAAATGGTCGTTATAGGACGCAGACTGCGCTTCGCAACGCGTTGGACGAATTATATGGCACGGTGTTATATACGGATGTTACCAAGCGCGGCGAATCTCATATTTTCTCTTTGTACGCTGAATGTGTCAACGAGGAATATTTGTCTGAGGGCGGTGTGCTAGATGACGTACTTGGACTTATTCATACAACTATTTTCAATCCGAATTTAGTGGATGGCCAGTTTGATGAGGCGATTGTCAATCGTGAAAAACGTTCAGTCATCGAGCGAATACGTTCAGTATATGATGATAAAACACGCTATGCTCAAAAACGTATGCTTGAATTGATTCGCCCAAATAGCGCGGCATCTGCTTCGTCATATGGTACTGAAGCAGACGTAGAAGCGTTGACAGCTGCTGACTTACTTGCGGCTTACAACGGCATGTTAAATAACGATGAAATCGCTATTTACATCGTGGGGGATATTGATATCGACGATATGATCGAAAAAGTTACAGCTACATTTACTTTTAATACCCGTCAGCGTCAAGTAACTCCTCAGCCGTTCGTCATCAATCCATCAGTTGTTCAACATGTTGGTGAACAGCAGGATATGAAGCAGGGAAAATTGCATCTTGGCTTTAGCACACCTGTGACATTCCATCATCCCGATTACGCAAAAATGCAAGTGACAAATGGTGTTTTCGGTGGTTTTGCGCATAGTAAGTTGTTTATGAATGTACGTGAAAAGGAAAGTATGGCCTATTACGCATCGAGTGCTTATGCTTCGCATTATGGTTTGCTTTACGTTATGGCAGGCATTGATGCAGAGTTGGAAGATAAGGCTGTAATGCTCATTAAAGAACAATTAGTGGCGCTTCAGCAAGGAGATATTACTGATTTAGAATTGGACCAAACGAAGGCTTTACTCGCTAACGGTATTAAAAGTGCCTTTGACTCGGCGAGAGGGCAGATTGAAGTGTTCGATCAGTACAAAGAACAAGACGAGTATTTCACGGCGGAAAAACTCATCGAAGGTTGGAAGTTGGTAACAAAAGAGGATGTCCAACAGATGGCTTCTGAAATTTCGTTGGAAATTGTTTATCTGTTATCTGGCAAGGGGGCGAAGTAA
- a CDS encoding GntR family transcriptional regulator, whose product MMVKADQRHLYVQVIERLKNDIELGIFKENARFPSEFELARTLGVSRATLREALRVLEEEKVIVRKHGVGTFVNPKPLFSSGIEHLSSVSSMIRAAGMEPGTIFLDVTETDSCEDSMEKFDCSLGDRLVTIKRVRTADQEPVVYCIDQVLSKNIPLKTDELLNESIFDAIEKSGTIRIAQAVAHIEPVGYDDVVSSILRCGVDVPLLVLLQRHYSEEGEMVLYSKNYFRADKFSFHVVRKRV is encoded by the coding sequence ATGATGGTAAAGGCGGATCAAAGACATCTTTATGTTCAAGTCATTGAACGATTGAAGAACGACATCGAATTAGGCATTTTCAAAGAGAATGCGAGGTTCCCTTCTGAATTTGAACTAGCTCGGACGCTAGGCGTCAGTCGTGCAACACTTCGGGAAGCGCTTCGCGTGCTAGAAGAGGAAAAAGTGATTGTGCGGAAGCACGGTGTCGGTACATTTGTGAATCCCAAGCCGTTATTTTCCTCAGGGATTGAACACTTATCCAGTGTATCTTCTATGATCCGTGCTGCAGGTATGGAACCGGGAACGATTTTTTTGGATGTAACAGAAACAGATTCATGCGAGGATAGCATGGAAAAGTTCGACTGTAGCTTAGGTGATCGTCTCGTGACCATAAAAAGAGTAAGAACGGCCGATCAGGAGCCGGTTGTCTATTGTATCGATCAAGTGCTTTCAAAAAATATTCCGTTAAAGACGGATGAGTTATTGAATGAATCCATTTTCGATGCTATTGAAAAATCAGGCACTATTCGCATCGCGCAAGCGGTCGCTCATATCGAACCAGTTGGTTATGATGATGTTGTTTCATCTATTTTGAGATGTGGCGTTGATGTTCCACTACTTGTCCTTTTACAGCGTCATTACAGTGAGGAAGGAGAAATGGTCCTTTACTCAAAGAACTATTTCAGGGCTGATAAATTCAGCTTTCATGTTGTACGAAAAAGGGTATAA
- a CDS encoding ABC transporter permease, translating to MTFIDVLYFVIPLTISYAAPLIFTAIGGMFSERSGVVNIGLEGLMVMGAFIGILFNLFFAETFGSWTPWLALIAAMIVAAIFSIMHAVASISFRADQVVSGVAINMLGVAIALFSVKLIFDKGQTDFITQSIPRFNVPFLHEIPFIGPLFFKGVYGSSFLAIGLAFLAWFIIFKTPFGLRLRSVGEHPMAADTMGINVTKIRYIAVIISGGLAGIGGAIYSQTMTNDFSHSTINGQGFMALAALIFGKWHPIGAMGAALFFGFAQALAISASGIEMLENVPSVYLHILPYVLTILALAGFIGKARAPKANGQPYIKGER from the coding sequence ATGACTTTTATTGACGTACTTTATTTTGTTATTCCGTTAACAATTTCATACGCTGCACCTCTTATTTTTACTGCAATTGGTGGTATGTTCTCTGAGCGCTCCGGTGTAGTTAACATTGGACTAGAAGGGCTCATGGTTATGGGGGCTTTCATTGGTATTCTCTTCAACCTATTTTTCGCTGAAACATTCGGTTCTTGGACACCATGGCTTGCATTGATTGCAGCAATGATTGTGGCTGCGATCTTCTCGATTATGCATGCAGTAGCGTCAATTTCATTCCGGGCAGATCAGGTTGTATCTGGGGTAGCTATCAATATGCTTGGTGTTGCAATTGCATTATTCTCCGTGAAATTGATTTTTGACAAAGGACAAACAGATTTTATTACACAAAGTATTCCACGCTTCAATGTACCTTTTCTACATGAGATTCCGTTTATAGGGCCTTTGTTTTTTAAAGGAGTCTACGGTTCATCATTTTTAGCAATTGGGCTAGCGTTCTTGGCTTGGTTTATTATATTCAAAACGCCATTTGGTCTCCGTTTACGCTCTGTTGGGGAACATCCGATGGCAGCCGATACAATGGGGATCAATGTGACGAAAATCCGCTATATTGCCGTTATTATTTCGGGTGGACTTGCGGGTATTGGTGGAGCAATTTATTCACAGACAATGACCAACGATTTTAGCCACTCAACGATTAATGGACAAGGATTTATGGCATTGGCCGCGCTGATATTCGGAAAGTGGCATCCGATCGGTGCAATGGGTGCTGCCTTATTCTTCGGATTTGCACAAGCACTCGCCATTAGTGCATCCGGCATTGAAATGTTAGAAAATGTACCTTCTGTTTATTTGCATATTTTGCCATACGTATTAACAATTCTTGCACTTGCAGGATTTATTGGAAAAGCGCGTGCACCAAAAGCAAATGGGCAACCTTATATAAAAGGGGAAAGGTAA
- a CDS encoding ABC transporter ATP-binding protein — MEHVIEMLNIRKEFGNFVANDNITLQLEKGEIHALLGENGAGKSTLMNVLFGLYQPDGGEIKVRGKVETITDPNVANNLGIGMVHQHFMLVENLTVTENIILGNEPKKRGTINIKDAAKKVAEISKLYGLEVDPYAKIEDISVGMQQRVEILKTLYRGAEILIFDEPTASLTPQEINELILIMRKLIDEGKSIIIITHKLQEIMDVSDRVTVIRKGQGIGTVITAETNPEELATLMVGRQVTFKTEKGPAYPKEEVLHVENLVVDDYRGIPKVKGLNLSVRKGEIVGIAGIDGNGQSELIEAITGLRKVKSGKIFINQKDVTGKKPRDITETGIGHIPQDRHKHGLVLDFSVGYNVALQTYYNAPLSKNGIIDYKKISEKANTIIKTFDVRTQGEHELARALSGGNQQKLIIGREVDRNPDLLIAALPTRGLDVGAIEFIHKRLIEQRDNGKAVLLISFELDEVMNVSDRIAVIYDGKIVDTVIPSETSEQELGLLMAGHTKDEVVLKEGGEHDVQ, encoded by the coding sequence GTGGAACATGTAATTGAAATGCTGAACATTCGCAAAGAATTTGGTAATTTTGTTGCGAATGATAATATTACACTTCAATTGGAAAAAGGCGAAATTCATGCATTACTAGGCGAGAATGGTGCTGGAAAGTCGACGTTAATGAACGTGCTATTCGGACTGTATCAGCCTGATGGTGGAGAAATTAAAGTGCGTGGCAAGGTAGAAACAATTACAGATCCGAACGTCGCCAATAACTTAGGCATTGGCATGGTTCACCAACACTTCATGCTCGTTGAAAATTTGACGGTAACTGAAAATATCATTCTTGGTAATGAACCTAAAAAAAGAGGTACAATCAACATTAAGGATGCAGCGAAAAAAGTAGCTGAAATTTCGAAATTATATGGTCTTGAAGTGGATCCTTATGCGAAGATAGAAGATATTTCGGTCGGCATGCAGCAGCGTGTTGAGATTTTGAAAACGCTTTATCGGGGAGCAGAAATTCTTATTTTTGATGAACCGACGGCTTCTTTGACACCTCAAGAAATCAATGAGCTCATTTTAATTATGCGTAAACTGATTGATGAAGGAAAGTCGATTATTATCATTACGCACAAGCTTCAAGAAATTATGGATGTCTCTGATCGTGTGACGGTTATCCGCAAGGGGCAAGGTATTGGTACAGTTATAACAGCTGAAACGAATCCCGAAGAGCTTGCGACGTTGATGGTTGGGCGTCAGGTGACGTTTAAAACAGAAAAAGGACCTGCTTATCCGAAAGAAGAAGTCCTTCACGTCGAAAATCTTGTTGTCGATGACTATCGCGGCATTCCAAAAGTAAAGGGTTTGAATCTTTCAGTACGCAAAGGGGAGATTGTTGGGATTGCAGGAATCGACGGTAATGGTCAGTCAGAGCTAATCGAAGCGATTACAGGTCTTCGTAAGGTGAAAAGCGGTAAGATTTTCATTAACCAAAAAGATGTAACAGGGAAAAAGCCGCGTGATATTACAGAAACGGGTATTGGGCATATTCCACAAGACCGTCATAAGCATGGTTTAGTGTTAGACTTTTCTGTTGGTTATAATGTGGCATTACAAACGTATTATAATGCGCCACTATCTAAAAATGGCATTATTGATTATAAGAAGATTTCTGAAAAAGCGAATACGATCATTAAAACTTTTGATGTACGAACACAGGGGGAGCACGAGCTTGCGCGTGCGCTATCCGGTGGTAACCAGCAAAAGCTGATTATTGGGCGTGAAGTAGATCGTAATCCTGACCTACTTATTGCTGCGTTGCCAACGCGTGGTCTAGACGTTGGAGCCATTGAGTTTATCCATAAAAGATTGATAGAACAGCGTGATAACGGGAAAGCTGTGCTACTCATTTCGTTTGAATTGGATGAAGTAATGAATGTGTCCGATCGTATTGCGGTTATTTATGATGGGAAGATTGTCGATACGGTCATTCCATCAGAAACTAGCGAACAAGAGCTAGGGCTTTTGATGGCGGGGCATACGAAAGATGAAGTTGTACTGAAAGAAGGTGGAGAGCACGATGTCCAATAG